The following coding sequences are from one Mytilus trossulus isolate FHL-02 chromosome 8, PNRI_Mtr1.1.1.hap1, whole genome shotgun sequence window:
- the LOC134727943 gene encoding mucin-12-like yields the protein MQNTTYRNGYGVSSEPTTTYINDGGVSSEPTTTYIDDGGVSSEPTTTYIDDGGVSSEPTTTYIDDGGISSEPTTTYIDDGGVSSEPTTTYIDDGGVSSEPTTTYIDDGGVSSEQTTTYIDDGGVSSEQTTTYIDDGGVSSEPTTTYIDDGGVSSEQTTTYIDDGGVSSEQTTTYIDDGGVSSEPTTTYIDDGGISSEPTTTYIDDGGVSSEQTTTYIDDGGVSSEQTMTYIDDGGVSSEQTMTYIDDGGVSSKQTTTYIDDGGVSSDSTTTHIDDGGVSSEQTATYMDDGGVSSDSTTTHIDDGGVSSEQTTTYIDDGGVSSEQTTTHIDDDGVPSKRTTTYIDDGGVSSEQTTTYIDDGGVSSEQTTTHIDDGGVSSEQTTTYIDDGGVSSEQTTTYIDDGGVSSEQTTTYIDDGGVSSEQTTTYIDDGGVSSEQTTTHIDDGGVSSEQTTTYIDDGGVSSEQTTTYIDDGGVSSEQTTTHIDDGGISTEQTTTHIDDGGVSSEQTTTYIDDGGVSSEQTTTHIDDGGVSSEQTTTYIDDGGVSSEQTTTYIDDGGISSEQTTTYIDDGGVSSEQTTTHIDDGGVSSEQTTTYIDDGGVSSEQTTTYIDDGGISSKQTTTYIDDGGVSSEQTTTHIDDGGISTEQTTTYIDDGGVSSEQTTTYIDDGGVSSEQTTTYIDDGGVSSEPTTTYIDDGGISTEQTTTYIDDGGVSSEQTTTYIDDGGVSSEQTTTYIDDGGVSTEQTTTYIDDGGVSSEQTTTYIDDGGVSSEQTTTHIDDGEQTTTYIDDGGVSSEQTTTYIDDGGISSEQTTTHIDDGGISSEQTTTYIDDGGISTEQTTTYIDDGGVSSEPTTTYIDDGGISTEQTTTCIDDGGVSSEQTTTYIDDGGVSSEQTTTYIDDGGVSLEQTTTYIDDGGVSSKQTTIYIDDGGVSSEQTTTHIDDGGISTEQTTTYIDDGGVSSEQTTKLMNNYGLSLKTAVGEKSK from the exons ATGCAGAACACTACATACAGGAATGGCTATGGTGTATCTTCAGAGCCGACCACGACATACATAAATGATGGTGGTGTATCTTCAGAGCCGACCACGACATACATAGATGATGGTGGTGTATCTTCAGAGCCGACCACGACATACATAGATGATGGTGGTGTATCTTCAGAGCCGACCACGACATACATAGATGATGGTGGTATATCTTCAGAGCCGACCACGACATACATAGATGATGGTGGTGTATCTTCAGAGCCGACCACGACATACATAGATGATGGTGGTGTATCTTCAGAGCCGACCACGACATACATAGATGATGGTGGTGTATCTTCAGAGCAGACCACGACATACATAGATGATGGTGGTGTATCTTCAGAGCAGACCACGACATACATAGATGATGGTGGTGTATCTTCAGAGCCGACCACGACATACATAGATGATGGTGGTGTATCTTCAGAGCAGACCACGACATACATAGATGATGGTGGTGTATCTTCAGAGCAGACCACGACATACATAGATGATGGTGGTGTATCTTCAGAGCCGACCACGACATACATAGATGATGGTGGTATATCTTCAGAGCCGACCACGACATACATAGATGATGGTGGTGTATCTTCAGAGCAGACCACGACATACATAGATGATGGTGGTGTATCTTCAGAGCAGACCATGACATACATAGATGATGGTGGTGTATCTTCAGAGCAGACCATGACATACATAGATGATGGTGGTGTATCTTCAAAACAGACCACGACATACATAGATGATGGTGGTGTATCTTCAGATTCGACCACGACACACATAGATGATGGTGGTGTATCTTCAGAGCAGACCGCGACATACATGGATGATGGTGGTGTATCTTCAGATTCGACCACGACACACATAGATGATGGTGGTGTATCTTCAGAGCAGACCACGACATACATAGATGATGGTGGTGTATCTTCAGAGCAGACCACGACACACATAGATGATGATGGTGTACCGTCAAAGCGGACCACGACATACATAGATGATGGTGGTGTATCTTCAGAGCAGACCACGACATACATAGATGATGGTGGTGTATCTTCAGAGCAGACCACGACACACATAGATGATGGTGGTGTATCTTCAGAGCAGACCACGACATACATAGATGATGGTGGTGTATCTTCAGAGCAGACCACGACATACATAGATGATGGTGGTGTATCTTCAGAGCAGACCACGACATACATAGATGATGGTGGTGTATCTTCAGAGCAGACCACGACATACATAGATGATGGTGGTGTATCTTCAGAGCAGACCACGACACACATAGATGATGGTGGTGTATCTTCAGAGCAGACCACGACATACATAGATGATGGTGGTGTATCTTCAGAGCAGACCACGACATACATAGATGATGGTGGTGTATCTTCAGAGCAGACCACGACACACATAGATGATGGTGGTATATCTACAGAGCAGACCACGACACACATAGATGATGGTGGTGTATCTTCAGAGCAGACCACGACATACATAGATGATGGTGGTGTATCTTCAGAGCAGACCACGACACACATAGATGATGGTGGTGTATCTTCAGAGCAGACCACGACATACATAGATGATGGTGGTGTATCTTCAGAGCAGACCACGACATACATAGATGATGGTGGTATATCTTCAGAGCAGACCACGACATACATAGATGATGGTGGTGTATCTTCAGAGCAGACCACGACACACATAGATGATGGTGGTGTATCTTCAGAGCAGACCACGACATACATAGATGATGGTGGTGTATCTTCAGAGCAGACCACGACATACATAGATGATGGTGGTATATCTTCAAAGCAGACCACGACATACATAGATGATGGTGGTGTATCTTCAGAGCAGACCACGACACACATAGATGATGGTGGTATATCTACAGAACAGACCACGACATACATAGATGATGGTGGTGTATCTTCAGAACAGACGACGACATACATAGATGATGGTGGTGTATCTTCAGAACAGACCACGACATACATAGATGATGGTGGTGTATCTTCAGAGCCGACCACGACATACATAGATGATGGTGGTATATCTACAGAACAGACCACGACATACATAGATGATGGTGGTGTATCTTCAGAACAGACGACGACATACATAGATGATGGTGGTGTATCTTCAGAACAGACCACGACATACATAGATGATGGTGGTGTATCTACAGAACAGACCACGACATACATAGATGATGGTGGTGTATCTTCAGAACAGACCACGACATACATAGATGATGGTGGTGTATCTTCAGAGCAGACCACGACACACATAGATGATGGTG AGCAGACCACGACATACATAGATGATGGTGGTGTATCTTCAGAGCAGACCACGACATACATAGATGATGGTGGTATATCTTCAGAGCAGACAACGACACACATAGATGATGGTGGTATATCTTCAGAACAGACGACGACATACATAGATGATGGTGGTATATCTACAGAACAGACAACGACATACATAGATGATGGTGGTGTATCTTCAGAGCCGACCACGACATACATAGATGATGGTGGTATATCTACAGAACAGACAACGACATGCATAGATGATGGTGGTGTATCTTCAGAACAGACCACGACATACATAGATGATGGTGGTGTATCTTCAGAGCAGACCACGACATACATAGATGATGGTGGTGTATCTTTAGAGCAGACCACGACATACATAGATGATGGTGGTGTATCTTCAAAGCAGACCACGATATACATAGATGATGGTGGTGTATCTTCAGAGCAGACCACGACACACATAGATGATGGTGGTATATCTACAGAACAGACCACGACATACATAGATGATGGTGGTGTATCTTCAGAGCAGACAACAAAATTAATGAACAACTATGGTTTATCATTGAAGACAGCTGTGGGGGAAAAAAGTAAGTAG